Proteins encoded by one window of Cyanobium sp. NS01:
- the lepB gene encoding signal peptidase I, with protein sequence MNQENRPIEAEDPAEGARVTPAQQPESPWVFWRSVVLTLAVALGIRQFVVEARYIPSGSMLPGLQLQDRLLVEKLTYRREAPQRGEIVVFRSPYSFDPVLAGAGEPNPLRCLVVNIPFLGSLPGVSDPACDAYIKRVVALPGEQVAVNPKGEVFIDGQKLEEPYVENYCPVDERGMGPCRTLKAQVPPGHVLTLGDNRANSWDGRFWPGGAFLPSSEIIGRAFWRFFPFNQAGTLLPQAQPDPATTDPAP encoded by the coding sequence TTGAACCAGGAGAACAGGCCGATCGAGGCTGAGGATCCGGCGGAGGGCGCCCGCGTCACCCCGGCGCAGCAGCCGGAAAGCCCGTGGGTGTTCTGGCGCAGCGTGGTGCTCACCCTGGCGGTGGCCCTCGGCATCCGCCAGTTCGTGGTGGAGGCCCGCTACATCCCCTCGGGCTCGATGCTGCCCGGCTTGCAGCTGCAGGACCGGCTGCTGGTGGAGAAACTCACCTACCGCCGCGAGGCGCCCCAGCGCGGCGAGATCGTGGTGTTCCGCTCCCCCTACAGCTTTGATCCGGTGCTGGCCGGCGCCGGCGAGCCCAATCCGCTGCGCTGCCTTGTGGTCAACATCCCGTTTCTGGGTTCTCTGCCGGGGGTGAGCGATCCGGCCTGCGACGCCTACATCAAGCGGGTGGTGGCCCTGCCAGGCGAACAGGTGGCGGTGAACCCGAAGGGCGAGGTGTTCATCGACGGCCAGAAGCTCGAGGAGCCCTACGTGGAGAACTACTGCCCCGTCGATGAGCGGGGCATGGGACCCTGCCGCACCCTGAAGGCGCAGGTGCCCCCTGGCCACGTGCTCACCCTGGGGGACAACCGGGCCAACAGCTGGGATGGACGCTTCTGGCCAGGGGGGGCCTTTCTACCGAGCAGCGAGATCATCGGCCGGGCCTTCTGGCGCTTCTTTCCGTTCAACCAGGCGGGAACGCTGCTGCCCCAGGCGCAGCCGGATCCAGCCACCACTGATCCGGCGCCGTGA
- a CDS encoding histidine phosphatase family protein has protein sequence MALRIVLVRHGLSSFNAERRIQGRDDLSTLTPEGHDQARRAGEALRAVAFSAAYASPLRRASHTAASLLQAHGQGLEAIHDDDLVEIDLSPWSGVTREELGQRFPDGERLWREAPHTLTLQHADGRHYQPLPELMQQADRFLTGLLQRHGAAIDAEPQPAGGQTAAADASVLVVAHNAILRCLVLRLLQLDASDFRRLRIDNGSISVLNLSPSPGSANPGGPELSADPAVQLESLNGTAHLGEPLPKKGSGPRLLLVRHGETDWNRQGRFQGQIDIPLNAHGLAQAEAAGGFLGPISIQRAYSSGLSRPRQTAEAILASHPGVPLTTCSGLVEIGHGLWEGQLEPEIQAGWPELLADWKRAPQTVQMPEGETLQQVWDRSLAAWARIVASLGPDETALVVAHDAVNKTILCGLLGLKPADIWAIKQGNGGVTVIDYPHGADGLPMVAALNLTPHLGGVLDRTAAGAL, from the coding sequence GTGGCCCTACGGATCGTGTTGGTTCGCCACGGCCTCAGCAGCTTCAACGCCGAGCGGCGCATCCAGGGACGGGACGATCTTTCCACGCTCACGCCGGAGGGGCACGACCAGGCCCGCCGCGCCGGAGAGGCCCTGCGAGCGGTGGCCTTCAGCGCGGCCTACGCCTCACCGTTGCGCCGGGCCAGCCACACCGCCGCCAGCCTGCTCCAGGCCCATGGCCAGGGGCTGGAAGCGATCCACGATGACGACCTGGTCGAGATCGATCTCTCCCCCTGGAGCGGCGTCACCCGTGAGGAGCTGGGCCAGCGCTTTCCCGACGGGGAGCGGCTGTGGCGGGAGGCGCCCCACACCCTGACGCTCCAGCATGCCGATGGCCGCCACTATCAGCCGCTTCCCGAGCTGATGCAGCAGGCCGATCGCTTCCTGACGGGGCTGCTCCAGCGCCATGGCGCCGCGATCGACGCGGAGCCTCAGCCGGCGGGGGGCCAGACCGCTGCAGCCGATGCCAGCGTGCTGGTGGTGGCCCACAACGCGATTCTGCGCTGCCTGGTGCTGCGCCTGCTTCAGCTCGACGCCTCGGATTTCCGCCGTCTGCGCATCGACAACGGCTCGATCTCGGTGCTCAACCTCAGCCCCTCCCCAGGCAGCGCGAACCCCGGCGGCCCCGAACTCAGTGCGGATCCGGCGGTGCAGCTGGAGTCGCTGAACGGAACCGCCCACCTCGGGGAGCCCCTGCCCAAGAAGGGATCGGGCCCCCGCTTGCTGCTGGTGCGCCACGGCGAAACCGACTGGAACCGCCAGGGCCGGTTCCAGGGCCAGATCGACATCCCCCTCAATGCCCATGGCCTGGCCCAGGCGGAGGCGGCTGGCGGCTTCCTGGGGCCGATCAGCATTCAGCGGGCCTACAGCAGTGGCCTGTCGCGGCCCCGCCAGACCGCCGAAGCGATCCTGGCCTCCCACCCCGGCGTGCCGCTCACCACCTGCAGCGGCCTGGTGGAGATCGGCCATGGGCTCTGGGAGGGCCAGCTGGAGCCTGAGATCCAGGCCGGCTGGCCAGAGCTCCTTGCTGACTGGAAGCGGGCCCCCCAGACCGTGCAGATGCCCGAAGGGGAGACGCTCCAGCAGGTGTGGGATCGCTCCCTGGCCGCCTGGGCGCGGATCGTGGCCAGCCTGGGCCCCGACGAGACGGCGCTGGTGGTGGCCCATGACGCCGTCAACAAGACCATCCTCTGTGGCCTGCTGGGGCTGAAGCCCGCTGACATCTGGGCCATCAAGCAGGGCAACGGCGGCGTCACCGTGATCGACTATCCCCACGGAGCCGACGGGCTGCCCATGGTGGCCGCCCTGAACCTCACCCCCCACCTCGGCGGGGTGCTCGACCGCACCGCCGCCGGGGCCCTCTAG
- the frr gene encoding ribosome recycling factor: MDLEASMRKSVDAALRNFNTIRTGRANPSLLDKISVEYYGAETPLKSLASLSTPDSQTIQIQPFDMGAMGLIEKAIAMSDLGLTCNNDGRLIRINIPPLTEDRRKELCKIASKYAEEGKVALRNNRRDGIDRIKKQEKDGELSEDQSRDEQDKVQKLTDRFIAELDKHLAEKEAEILKV; encoded by the coding sequence ATGGACCTCGAAGCCAGCATGCGCAAATCGGTGGATGCCGCCCTGCGCAACTTCAACACCATCCGCACCGGCAGGGCCAACCCCTCACTGCTCGACAAGATCAGCGTGGAGTATTACGGCGCTGAAACGCCGCTCAAATCCCTGGCCAGCCTCTCCACGCCCGACTCGCAGACGATTCAGATCCAGCCCTTCGACATGGGCGCCATGGGGCTGATCGAAAAGGCGATCGCCATGAGCGACCTCGGCCTCACCTGCAACAACGACGGCCGGTTGATCCGCATCAACATCCCTCCCCTCACCGAAGACCGGCGCAAGGAGCTCTGCAAGATCGCGTCCAAGTATGCCGAGGAGGGCAAGGTTGCCCTGCGCAACAATCGGCGCGACGGCATCGACCGGATCAAGAAGCAGGAGAAGGACGGCGAGCTCTCCGAAGATCAGAGCCGCGACGAGCAGGACAAGGTGCAGAAGCTCACCGACCGGTTCATCGCTGAGCTGGACAAGCACCTGGCCGAAAAGGAAGCCGAGATTCTCAAGGTGTGA
- a CDS encoding transaldolase, whose amino-acid sequence MANLLDQLSAMTVVVADTGDIEAIQQFTPRDTTTNPSLILAAAQIPAYQELIDRSLRESRAVMGAEAGADAVVREALDEICVTFGKEILKIVPGRVSTEVDARLSYDTEATIAKARRLIELYAEAGIGKDRVLIKVASTWEGIRAAEALEQEGIHCNLTLLFSFAQAVACAEAGVTLISPFVGRILDWYKKSTGRDSYPGPEDPGVVSVTEIFNYYKTYGYKTEVMGASFRNTEEIIELAGCDLLTISPALLAQLRNTQGSLERKLNAFDPAPTRPQVHLDEAAYRAMLAEDPMATEKLDEGIGGFIKAIETLEAQLAHRLGELEGGAAFGHAVHEIFLLNDLDGDGCITREEWLGSDAVFDALDTDKDGRLAPEDVRGGLGAALALAGR is encoded by the coding sequence ATGGCCAATCTGCTCGACCAACTGTCCGCCATGACCGTGGTGGTCGCGGACACCGGCGACATCGAGGCCATCCAGCAGTTCACGCCCCGCGACACCACCACCAACCCCTCCCTGATCCTGGCGGCGGCCCAGATCCCGGCCTACCAGGAGCTGATCGACCGATCCCTGCGGGAGTCGAGAGCGGTGATGGGAGCCGAGGCCGGCGCCGATGCGGTGGTGCGCGAAGCCCTCGATGAGATCTGCGTCACCTTCGGCAAGGAGATCCTCAAGATCGTGCCGGGCCGCGTGTCCACCGAGGTGGATGCGCGGCTCAGCTACGACACCGAAGCCACGATCGCCAAGGCCCGGCGGCTGATCGAGCTCTACGCCGAAGCCGGCATCGGCAAGGACCGGGTGCTGATCAAGGTGGCCTCCACCTGGGAGGGCATCCGGGCCGCCGAGGCGCTGGAGCAGGAGGGCATCCACTGCAACCTCACCCTGCTGTTCTCCTTTGCCCAGGCCGTGGCCTGCGCCGAGGCCGGCGTCACCCTGATCTCCCCCTTCGTGGGCCGCATCCTCGACTGGTACAAGAAGAGCACCGGCCGCGACAGCTATCCCGGCCCCGAGGATCCGGGCGTGGTGTCGGTGACGGAGATCTTCAACTACTACAAGACCTACGGCTACAAGACCGAGGTGATGGGGGCCAGTTTCCGCAACACCGAGGAGATCATCGAGCTGGCCGGCTGCGATCTGCTCACCATTTCCCCCGCGCTGCTGGCCCAGCTGCGCAACACCCAGGGCTCCCTGGAGCGCAAGCTCAACGCCTTTGATCCGGCCCCGACCCGGCCCCAGGTGCACCTCGACGAGGCCGCCTACCGGGCCATGCTGGCCGAGGACCCCATGGCCACCGAGAAGCTCGATGAGGGGATCGGCGGCTTCATCAAGGCCATCGAAACCCTTGAGGCCCAGCTGGCGCATCGGCTGGGGGAACTTGAGGGAGGCGCCGCCTTCGGCCATGCGGTCCACGAGATCTTCCTGCTCAACGACCTTGACGGCGACGGCTGCATCACCCGCGAGGAATGGCTCGGCAGTGACGCCGTCTTCGACGCCCTCGACACCGACAAGGACGGCCGGCTGGCGCCTGAGGATGTGCGCGGCGGTCTCGGGGCGGCCCTGGCCCTGGCCGGTCGCTGA
- the pyrH gene encoding UMP kinase → MGYQRVLLKLSGEALMGEQGYGIDPEIVKAIASDVAACVADGTQLAIVVGGGNIFRGLKGSAAGMDRATADYVGMLATVMNAITLQDGLERAGVPTRVQSAISMQAVAEPYIRRRAIRHMEKGRVVIFAAGTGNPFFTTDTTAALRAAEISADVVFKATKVDGVYDKDPAKHADARRFESLSFLEVLSSELEVMDGAAIALCKDNAIPIVVFDLFGPGNIGRAVAGEPIGTRIHPA, encoded by the coding sequence ATGGGTTATCAGCGGGTGCTCCTCAAACTCAGCGGTGAGGCGCTGATGGGAGAGCAGGGCTACGGCATCGATCCGGAGATCGTGAAGGCGATCGCCTCCGATGTGGCGGCCTGTGTGGCCGACGGCACCCAGCTGGCGATCGTGGTGGGCGGCGGCAACATCTTCCGTGGCCTCAAGGGCAGTGCCGCCGGCATGGACCGGGCCACCGCCGACTACGTGGGCATGCTGGCCACCGTGATGAATGCCATCACCCTGCAGGACGGCCTCGAACGGGCCGGGGTGCCCACCCGGGTGCAGAGCGCGATCTCGATGCAGGCCGTGGCGGAGCCCTACATCCGCCGCCGCGCCATCCGCCACATGGAGAAGGGGCGGGTGGTGATCTTTGCGGCCGGCACCGGCAATCCCTTTTTCACCACCGACACCACCGCCGCCCTGCGGGCCGCTGAGATCAGTGCCGATGTGGTGTTCAAGGCCACCAAGGTGGACGGCGTGTACGACAAGGACCCGGCCAAGCATGCCGATGCCCGCCGCTTTGAGAGCCTCTCCTTCCTGGAGGTGCTCAGCAGTGAGCTGGAGGTGATGGATGGCGCGGCGATCGCCCTCTGCAAGGACAACGCCATCCCGATCGTGGTGTTTGACCTGTTCGGGCCCGGCAACATCGGCCGAGCCGTGGCCGGCGAGCCGATCGGCACCCGCATCCATCCCGCCTGA
- a CDS encoding CPBP family intramembrane glutamic endopeptidase, producing the protein MNARGSRTPAWKSLLALLCLLITGLLWLNGLLLSLEKPTVTGALDQRQLELRALAMPAAPPSLQPLLTGVDPLEELRQSLLAQDDADPGPGQGEPLLQLALLQQRQGQDIKASQLRDRLQEQIPSDQRALVTALERGQRLERSQLDTLQQPWSLRPLTQRLLCEGLSQDPQGCGTSGAAQQAVWRLVGVSWAPGLLLLLGVGLLLRQIWQQWRGQAPAAPRLEGPPLDLVDVTLLIAGGFVVLGELTVPLLLSPALGALLSPLNGEPALQQGLQVLLLYLGLMLAPLTILWAQMRGRASEHMGEGEPTGGLQWHWRPFGSSALQALQVMLMLLPMVALVGWITDRIAGDQGGSNPLLELVLTTGQPLALACFALTAVLLAPLFEETLFRGVLLPVLGQRVGPGLAVLLSALIFAAAHLSLNELAPLMVLGLGLGWLRLRSGRLGSCVLVHALWNGFTFANLLLLAG; encoded by the coding sequence TTGAACGCCCGAGGCTCGAGAACGCCGGCCTGGAAATCGCTTCTGGCCCTGCTCTGCCTGTTGATCACTGGCCTGCTCTGGCTGAACGGCCTCCTGCTCAGCCTGGAGAAACCCACCGTCACCGGGGCCCTGGACCAGCGGCAGCTGGAACTGCGGGCCCTGGCCATGCCTGCGGCGCCCCCCTCGCTGCAGCCCCTGCTCACCGGGGTGGATCCACTCGAGGAACTGCGCCAGTCACTGCTCGCTCAGGACGATGCCGATCCGGGCCCAGGCCAGGGCGAGCCCCTGCTGCAGCTCGCCCTGCTGCAACAGCGCCAGGGCCAGGACATCAAGGCCAGCCAGCTGCGGGATCGCCTGCAGGAGCAGATCCCCAGCGACCAGAGAGCCCTGGTGACGGCCCTGGAGCGGGGACAGCGGCTGGAGCGCTCCCAGCTGGACACCCTGCAACAGCCCTGGAGCCTGCGGCCGCTCACCCAGAGACTGCTCTGTGAAGGGCTGAGCCAGGACCCCCAGGGTTGCGGCACCAGCGGCGCAGCGCAGCAGGCCGTGTGGCGGCTGGTGGGGGTGAGCTGGGCCCCGGGGCTGCTGCTCCTGCTGGGCGTGGGGCTGCTGCTGCGCCAGATCTGGCAACAGTGGCGGGGCCAGGCCCCGGCAGCACCGCGGCTGGAGGGGCCGCCCCTGGATCTGGTGGATGTGACCCTGCTGATCGCCGGCGGTTTCGTGGTGCTGGGGGAACTCACCGTGCCCCTGCTGCTGAGCCCGGCCCTGGGTGCCCTGCTGAGCCCCCTCAACGGCGAACCTGCCCTGCAGCAGGGCCTGCAGGTGCTGCTGCTCTATCTGGGCCTGATGCTGGCGCCCCTCACCATTCTCTGGGCCCAGATGCGAGGCCGCGCCAGCGAGCACATGGGGGAGGGCGAACCGACAGGCGGGCTGCAGTGGCACTGGCGCCCCTTCGGCAGCAGCGCCCTGCAGGCGCTGCAGGTGATGCTGATGCTGCTGCCGATGGTGGCCCTGGTGGGCTGGATCACAGACCGGATCGCCGGCGACCAGGGCGGCAGCAACCCTCTGCTGGAGCTGGTGCTGACCACCGGACAGCCCCTGGCCCTGGCCTGTTTCGCGCTGACAGCGGTGCTGCTGGCTCCCCTTTTTGAGGAAACCCTGTTCCGTGGTGTGCTGCTTCCGGTGCTGGGTCAGCGCGTCGGCCCGGGCCTGGCGGTGCTGCTCAGTGCCCTGATCTTCGCGGCCGCCCATCTCAGCCTCAACGAGCTGGCCCCGCTGATGGTGCTGGGGCTGGGGCTCGGCTGGCTGCGGCTGCGCAGCGGCCGGCTCGGCAGCTGCGTGCTGGTGCACGCGCTGTGGAATGGGTTCACCTTCGCCAATCTGCTGTTGCTGGCCGGATAG
- a CDS encoding penicillin-binding protein 2 — translation MAQQAPPHTPRLPRTARPGRPGRSERVVAMQPLPTHRLLLVYGLLATALVGLGARLAWLQVIDTQNLQNRARAIQTQSVAPLGKRRTIVDRNGRLVALDEQRFTLWAHPRYFNFPGDDPQKLRRPDEVASRLGAVLAQPSETLLQRMAGRPSGVKLGTDIDPETADRIRRLNISGIDLEAYPQRVYPQGSLFANLVGFLNLERVPQAGLEQSRNSDLQRNETTLRMRRGADGTPLPEGMAAGSLYGDDLRLQLTLDARLQQVTQKALHDQVKKWKAKRGAALVMDVRNGEMLALASVPTYDPNRFWSFNPGLFREWSVQDLYEPGSTFKPINLALALQEKAIQADGKVFDNGSLSIGGWPIFNHNRQGNGLIDFPTVLEASSNVAMVKAMGKVKRERFWQWLSTIGIDERPDTDLPGAVAGELKDRKTFISHPIEPAVAAFGQGFSLTPLKLAQLHAMLANGGRLVSPHITRGLRSGDALAPAPGGGGLQVLDPEVTKVVMGWMETVVANSKSLGIHIPGYRIGGKTGTAQKAERGMYIPGALITSFVGHLPIDDPRYVVLVVVDEPKGGNTYGSTVAAPVARKIIDALLVLEQLPPSDPKALGASRSKAANPSAG, via the coding sequence ATGGCGCAGCAAGCCCCTCCCCACACCCCCCGCCTGCCCCGCACCGCCAGGCCGGGCCGCCCTGGCCGCTCCGAGCGGGTGGTGGCCATGCAGCCCCTGCCGACGCACCGCCTGCTGCTGGTCTATGGCCTGCTGGCCACGGCCCTGGTCGGTCTTGGAGCGCGGCTTGCCTGGCTGCAGGTGATCGACACCCAGAACCTCCAGAACCGGGCCCGGGCGATCCAGACCCAGTCGGTGGCGCCGCTCGGCAAGCGGCGCACGATCGTGGATCGCAACGGCCGCCTGGTGGCCCTCGATGAGCAGCGCTTCACCCTCTGGGCCCACCCGCGCTACTTCAACTTTCCCGGCGACGATCCCCAGAAGCTGCGCCGACCCGACGAGGTGGCCAGCCGTCTCGGCGCGGTGCTGGCCCAGCCCAGCGAGACCCTGCTGCAGAGAATGGCGGGTCGCCCCAGCGGCGTGAAACTCGGCACCGACATCGATCCCGAAACCGCCGACCGCATCCGCCGGCTCAACATCAGCGGCATCGATCTTGAGGCCTACCCCCAGCGGGTGTATCCCCAGGGCAGCCTGTTCGCCAATCTGGTGGGCTTCCTCAACCTGGAGCGGGTGCCCCAGGCAGGGCTCGAGCAGAGCCGCAACAGCGACCTGCAGCGCAACGAGACCACCCTGCGCATGCGCCGCGGCGCCGACGGCACCCCGCTTCCGGAGGGCATGGCCGCCGGCTCGCTCTATGGCGACGACCTCAGGCTGCAGCTCACCCTCGACGCCCGCCTGCAGCAGGTGACCCAGAAGGCCCTGCACGACCAGGTGAAGAAGTGGAAGGCCAAGCGCGGCGCGGCTCTGGTGATGGACGTGCGCAACGGCGAGATGCTGGCGCTGGCCTCGGTGCCCACCTACGACCCCAACCGTTTCTGGAGTTTCAATCCGGGCCTGTTCCGTGAATGGTCCGTGCAGGACCTCTACGAGCCGGGCTCCACCTTCAAGCCGATCAACCTGGCCCTCGCCCTGCAGGAAAAGGCCATCCAGGCCGACGGCAAGGTGTTTGATAACGGCTCCCTGAGCATCGGCGGCTGGCCGATCTTCAACCACAACCGCCAGGGCAACGGCCTGATCGACTTCCCCACGGTGCTGGAGGCCTCCAGCAACGTGGCGATGGTGAAGGCCATGGGCAAGGTGAAGCGGGAGCGCTTCTGGCAGTGGCTGAGCACGATCGGCATCGACGAGCGCCCCGACACCGACCTGCCCGGGGCCGTGGCCGGCGAACTCAAGGACCGCAAGACCTTCATCAGCCATCCGATCGAACCCGCCGTGGCGGCCTTCGGCCAGGGCTTCTCGCTCACGCCGCTGAAGCTGGCCCAGCTGCACGCCATGCTCGCCAACGGCGGCCGCCTGGTGAGCCCCCACATCACCCGGGGCCTGCGCTCAGGGGACGCCCTGGCTCCTGCCCCCGGCGGCGGGGGCCTGCAGGTGCTGGATCCGGAGGTCACCAAAGTGGTGATGGGCTGGATGGAAACCGTGGTGGCCAACAGCAAGAGCCTGGGCATCCACATTCCCGGCTACCGGATCGGCGGCAAGACGGGCACCGCCCAGAAGGCCGAGCGCGGCATGTACATCCCTGGAGCCCTGATCACCAGCTTCGTGGGCCATCTGCCGATCGACGATCCCCGCTATGTGGTGCTGGTGGTGGTGGATGAGCCCAAGGGCGGCAACACCTACGGCTCCACCGTGGCGGCGCCGGTGGCCCGCAAGATCATCGACGCCCTGCTGGTGCTGGAGCAACTGCCCCCCTCCGATCCCAAGGCCCTGGGCGCCAGTCGAAGCAAGGCGGCCAACCCTTCCGCGGGCTGA
- a CDS encoding dihydroorotase: MKAIWLHQVQLLRGPGAELELGDALLGADGRLEALGVEASRRAAGLGLSPRPAGGSLLAPVLVDPHSVLDDPWTGQAETLTSLAEAAARGGYGTVALLPWARPWRDRPERLNLSWPAPLQLLLWGSFSRDGADTDLALHALQVAAGAIGLAGGPECPPLALLERGLLLAEAPRQPLLVAPRQLALTSGGFVREGVEALRAGWPIDPQVSETLPLQSLLTLAATGSGQVLNLMNLSTAAGVAALERAPWRPPATVAWWHLVADSGSLSPTAEGWRLEPSLGTPGDRQALIAALAAGTLSAVAVHHQALDAEEQMLPLDQRPPGIAGHGGHHGLVLPALWHALVRGRGWSASQLWQVLSWGPSGLLQQPAERLVAGSRRWLLFDPEAQPSAWGGGGGGSLAANQPGPPQASAGAVRATGLTAPDQWWLDPAAPGAAAFPPG; the protein is encoded by the coding sequence ATGAAGGCGATCTGGCTGCATCAGGTCCAGCTGCTGCGCGGTCCCGGGGCCGAGCTGGAGCTGGGTGATGCCCTGCTGGGCGCCGACGGCCGCCTCGAAGCCCTGGGTGTGGAGGCGAGCCGCCGGGCCGCTGGTCTGGGCCTCAGCCCCCGGCCGGCCGGGGGCTCCCTGCTGGCGCCGGTGCTGGTGGATCCCCACTCGGTGCTGGACGATCCCTGGACCGGCCAGGCCGAGACCCTCACCAGCCTGGCCGAGGCCGCCGCCAGGGGCGGCTACGGCACCGTGGCCCTGCTGCCCTGGGCACGGCCCTGGCGCGACCGACCCGAGCGCCTCAATCTCAGCTGGCCGGCCCCGCTGCAACTGCTGCTCTGGGGCAGTTTCAGCCGCGACGGCGCCGACACCGATCTGGCCCTGCACGCCCTCCAGGTCGCCGCCGGCGCCATCGGCCTGGCTGGCGGGCCGGAGTGTCCGCCCCTGGCGCTGCTGGAGCGCGGTCTGCTGCTGGCCGAGGCGCCGCGGCAGCCCCTGCTGGTGGCACCGCGCCAGCTGGCGCTCACCAGTGGCGGCTTCGTGCGGGAGGGCGTGGAGGCGCTGCGGGCCGGCTGGCCGATCGATCCCCAGGTGAGCGAGACCCTGCCCCTGCAATCCCTGCTCACCCTGGCGGCCACGGGCAGTGGCCAGGTGCTCAATCTGATGAACCTCTCCACCGCGGCCGGTGTGGCCGCCCTGGAGCGGGCCCCCTGGCGCCCGCCGGCCACGGTGGCCTGGTGGCATCTGGTGGCCGACAGTGGCAGCCTCTCGCCCACGGCCGAGGGCTGGCGGCTGGAGCCCTCCCTCGGCACTCCCGGCGACCGGCAGGCCCTGATCGCCGCTCTCGCCGCCGGCACGCTCAGCGCCGTGGCGGTGCACCATCAGGCCCTCGATGCGGAGGAGCAGATGCTGCCCCTCGACCAGCGGCCTCCAGGGATAGCCGGTCATGGCGGCCACCACGGACTGGTGCTGCCGGCGCTCTGGCACGCGTTGGTGAGGGGCCGCGGCTGGAGTGCGTCCCAGCTGTGGCAGGTGTTGAGCTGGGGGCCTTCAGGCCTGCTGCAGCAGCCGGCCGAGCGGCTGGTAGCGGGAAGCCGCCGCTGGCTGCTGTTTGATCCCGAGGCCCAGCCGAGCGCCTGGGGCGGCGGCGGCGGCGGCTCCCTGGCGGCGAATCAGCCCGGGCCGCCGCAGGCCTCTGCGGGAGCCGTGCGGGCCACCGGGCTCACGGCGCCGGATCAGTGGTGGCTGGATCCGGCTGCGCCTGGGGCAGCAGCGTTCCCGCCTGGTTGA
- a CDS encoding Crp/Fnr family transcriptional regulator produces the protein MNALRTMRALASTGEVVSVEPGALIFGSGESGDCMFGLLEGRVELTWNGDQGHEQINAGDVFGAGALVTSEHRRYGNARALTPCRLLVMNREKFLFAVQESPMFAIELLGSIDKRLRQLKDCTRI, from the coding sequence GTGAACGCCCTCCGCACCATGCGCGCCCTCGCCAGCACAGGCGAGGTGGTCAGCGTTGAACCCGGTGCCCTGATCTTCGGCTCGGGAGAATCCGGCGACTGCATGTTCGGCCTGCTCGAGGGCCGGGTGGAACTCACCTGGAACGGTGACCAGGGCCATGAACAGATCAACGCCGGCGATGTGTTCGGCGCAGGAGCCCTGGTTACCAGTGAGCACCGCCGCTACGGCAATGCCCGGGCCCTCACCCCCTGCCGGCTGCTGGTGATGAACCGCGAAAAGTTCCTGTTCGCCGTTCAGGAATCACCGATGTTCGCCATCGAACTGCTGGGCTCGATCGACAAGCGCCTGCGCCAGCTCAAGGACTGCACCCGCATCTGA
- a CDS encoding NAD(P)/FAD-dependent oxidoreductase, with protein MSELADCRPEVIVVGAGAAGAAAAFHLARLGREVLLLDAAAFPRSKPCGGGMAASVQRWFPFDLRPAVDTVVERVRFTWALQDPVLAELPGEAPFWIVRRSRLDAFLAEQGVAAGVDFQPSTEVRSLRPVAGGWRVEVQGPDGTPQGLQARAVVVADGSGSRLAGPLGLGPRRPRFASTVSVELEGEVSDPAAARFDFGLVRQGFCWAFPRQGGYSIGLGTFVGRDPVAAEAVLTRLLPSLGFAPGAGVRSAGQLRLWDGHHALHGDGVVLAGDAASLCDPFLAEGLRPALLSGCQAAFAIDRWLGGEAGALAAYSATMRREWGESMAWGRRMAQVFYRVPRVGYQLGIKRPTAPRRIAQILSGEMGYGDIAQRVIRRLLLRNG; from the coding sequence GTGAGTGAGCTGGCGGACTGCAGGCCCGAGGTGATCGTGGTGGGTGCCGGTGCCGCCGGCGCGGCGGCGGCCTTCCACCTGGCCCGGCTCGGCCGCGAGGTGCTGCTTCTCGACGCTGCCGCCTTCCCGCGCAGCAAGCCCTGTGGCGGCGGCATGGCGGCCTCCGTGCAGCGCTGGTTTCCCTTCGATCTGCGCCCCGCCGTCGACACCGTGGTTGAGCGGGTGCGGTTCACCTGGGCCCTGCAGGATCCGGTGCTGGCGGAGTTGCCTGGGGAGGCCCCCTTCTGGATCGTGCGCCGCTCCCGCCTGGATGCCTTCCTCGCCGAACAGGGTGTGGCGGCCGGCGTGGACTTTCAGCCCAGCACCGAGGTGCGCTCCCTCAGGCCCGTTGCGGGCGGCTGGCGAGTGGAGGTGCAGGGCCCTGATGGGACGCCGCAGGGCCTGCAGGCCAGGGCCGTGGTGGTGGCGGATGGTTCCGGCTCCCGGCTGGCGGGCCCCCTGGGCCTGGGCCCGAGGCGGCCCCGCTTCGCCTCCACCGTGTCGGTGGAACTGGAGGGCGAGGTGAGCGACCCGGCGGCGGCCCGTTTTGATTTCGGCCTGGTGCGCCAGGGCTTCTGCTGGGCTTTCCCGCGCCAGGGGGGCTACAGCATCGGCCTCGGCACCTTTGTGGGCCGCGACCCGGTGGCGGCCGAAGCCGTGCTGACGCGCCTGCTGCCCAGCCTCGGTTTTGCCCCCGGGGCCGGGGTGCGCAGCGCCGGCCAGCTGCGGCTCTGGGATGGCCACCACGCCCTGCATGGTGATGGGGTGGTGCTGGCCGGTGATGCGGCCTCCCTCTGCGATCCCTTCCTGGCCGAGGGCCTGCGACCGGCCCTGCTCAGTGGCTGCCAGGCCGCCTTCGCCATCGATCGCTGGCTGGGCGGTGAGGCCGGGGCGCTGGCGGCCTACAGCGCCACGATGCGGCGGGAGTGGGGCGAGTCGATGGCCTGGGGCCGGCGCATGGCCCAGGTGTTCTACCGGGTGCCCCGGGTGGGTTATCAGCTGGGCATCAAGCGCCCCACGGCGCCGCGGCGCATCGCCCAGATCCTCTCCGGGGAGATGGGCTACGGCGACATCGCCCAGCGGGTGATCCGCCGGCTGCTGCTGCGCAACGGCTGA